In Legionella cardiaca, a genomic segment contains:
- a CDS encoding epoxyqueuosine reductase QueH, with the protein MIEREQLVLPNGADKLLLHSCCAPCSGEVMEALLASKIDFSIFFYNPNIHPVQEYEIRKQENIEFAKKHNIPFIDADYDKDNWFARVKGLEWEPERGKRCTACFDMRFERTALYAYEHGFPVISSSLGISRWKDMNQINDSGIRAASRYPNIEYWTYNWRKNGGSERMYEIAKRENFYKQEYCGCVYSLRDTNLWRKKNERERIKIGINYYGNEQDNLNHTSENQEKE; encoded by the coding sequence ATGATTGAACGCGAGCAATTAGTCCTGCCTAATGGGGCGGATAAATTATTACTGCACTCTTGTTGTGCACCTTGTTCTGGTGAAGTAATGGAAGCATTACTTGCATCAAAGATCGATTTCTCAATTTTCTTTTATAACCCTAATATTCATCCTGTACAGGAATATGAAATTAGAAAGCAGGAAAATATTGAATTTGCTAAAAAACATAACATTCCTTTTATCGATGCTGATTATGACAAGGATAATTGGTTTGCCCGCGTAAAAGGCCTTGAGTGGGAACCAGAGCGTGGCAAACGTTGTACAGCATGTTTTGATATGCGCTTCGAACGTACGGCACTTTATGCTTATGAACATGGTTTTCCCGTAATTAGTAGTTCTTTGGGTATTTCTCGTTGGAAGGATATGAATCAGATCAATGACTCCGGCATTCGTGCTGCTAGTCGTTATCCTAATATAGAATATTGGACTTATAATTGGCGTAAAAATGGTGGTTCTGAAAGAATGTATGAGATTGCCAAGCGCGAGAATTTTTACAAGCAAGAATATTGTGGTTGTGTCTATTCACTGCGTGATACTAACTTGTGGCGCAAAAAGAATGAGCGTGAACGTATTAAAATAGGTATAAACTATTATGGTAATGAGCAAGATAATTTAAACCATACTTCTGAAAATCAGGAGAAGGAATGA
- the orn gene encoding oligoribonuclease produces the protein MKKNNDNLIWIDLEMTGLEPEKDHIIEIATIVTDAQLNILAEGPVFAIHQNETLLMGMDEWNTKQHNQSGLVKRVRESTINEAEAERQTIDFLKNYLDRGKSPMCGNSICQDRRFLYKYMPELAAYFHYRNLDVSTLKELVKRWRPKLLNGVIKESKHLALDDIKDSIAELAYYRQHFINIADT, from the coding sequence ATGAAGAAAAATAATGATAATTTAATTTGGATAGATCTGGAAATGACAGGTCTTGAACCTGAAAAAGATCATATTATTGAAATTGCAACCATTGTGACTGATGCGCAGTTAAACATTTTGGCTGAAGGGCCCGTTTTTGCCATTCATCAGAATGAAACCTTATTGATGGGTATGGATGAGTGGAATACCAAACAGCATAATCAGTCAGGACTTGTTAAACGTGTCAGAGAGTCGACGATAAACGAAGCAGAAGCTGAGCGTCAAACTATCGATTTTTTAAAAAACTATCTCGATAGAGGTAAATCGCCGATGTGTGGCAATAGTATTTGCCAGGACAGACGTTTTCTTTATAAATATATGCCGGAATTAGCGGCCTATTTTCATTATCGTAATCTCGATGTGAGTACATTAAAAGAGTTAGTTAAACGTTGGCGTCCAAAGTTATTAAATGGGGTAATCAAAGAATCCAAACATTTAGCACTGGATGACATCAAAGACTCTATTGCTGAACTTGCCTATTATCGTCAACATTTTATTAATATAGCGGATACCTAA
- the rsgA gene encoding small ribosomal subunit biogenesis GTPase RsgA — protein MSKRRVNKQQSARIQKIQADYRQNSGIDAFSMQGLVLTRFSRHAEIEDDAGNRIHCSIRPNIDSLVAGDRVIWQPTGISQGVVVSRFPRESMLGRPDKRGEFKPVAANISQIMVVIAAKPELSWPLLDSYLVMAESLKLQICIVFNKIDLPCKTFREELVKFYQPLGYPLLFTSKEDEQSYEKLRQTLNHHVSVFVGQSGVGKSSLIAGILPHEQGIQTAEISSISELGCHTTSNSRLYHLQSGGALIDSPGVRELGLWHMPLHEIVEGYREFRPFTMQCKFRNCNHRDTPGCAIITAMQAGHITSKRYENFVKITTQFVK, from the coding sequence ATGAGTAAAAGACGCGTTAATAAACAACAATCCGCCCGAATTCAAAAGATACAAGCAGATTATCGTCAAAATTCGGGAATAGATGCATTTTCTATGCAGGGATTAGTACTTACTCGTTTTAGTCGACATGCAGAAATTGAAGATGATGCAGGCAATCGTATTCATTGTTCAATTCGTCCTAATATCGATTCTTTAGTCGCAGGTGATCGCGTTATCTGGCAGCCAACAGGCATTAGTCAGGGGGTTGTTGTTAGTCGCTTTCCAAGAGAATCCATGCTTGGACGTCCTGATAAGCGGGGCGAATTTAAGCCAGTCGCTGCTAACATCTCACAAATCATGGTTGTTATTGCCGCCAAACCAGAGCTTTCCTGGCCCTTACTAGATAGTTATCTTGTGATGGCAGAGTCTCTAAAACTACAAATTTGCATCGTATTTAACAAAATCGATTTACCTTGCAAAACTTTTCGTGAGGAACTAGTAAAATTTTATCAACCCTTGGGTTATCCTCTTTTATTTACCAGTAAAGAAGATGAGCAAAGTTATGAGAAATTAAGACAAACACTCAATCATCATGTCAGTGTCTTTGTTGGCCAATCTGGTGTAGGCAAATCTTCTTTAATTGCTGGAATCCTACCTCATGAGCAGGGTATTCAAACCGCTGAAATATCGTCAATCTCAGAGTTAGGTTGTCATACAACGAGTAATTCCCGTCTCTATCACTTGCAAAGCGGTGGAGCATTGATTGACTCTCCTGGCGTTCGCGAATTAGGATTATGGCATATGCCTTTGCATGAAATTGTTGAGGGCTACCGCGAATTTAGGCCTTTTACAATGCAGTGCAAGTTTCGTAATTGTAATCACCGTGATACACCTGGATGTGCAATTATTACAGCAATGCAAGCTGGGCATATTACCTCAAAACGCTATGAAAATTTTGTTAAAATTACCACACAATTTGTAAAATAA
- a CDS encoding multifunctional CCA addition/repair protein: MKVYLVGGAVRDQLLGYPVKERDWVVVGATPSQLQQLGYQQVGRDFPVFLHPETKEEYALARTERKSAPGYYGFQCDFNPHVSLEDDLLRRDLTINAMALDPEGHLIDPYQGQADLKAKILRHVSPAFIEDPVRVLRVARFAARYHHLGFKLADETRALMYLMVKRGELAHLVSERVWQEWHRSFAEKNPEVFITTLRACGALKVILPELDILFGVPASRKYHPEVDSGIHTLMALTRVVKLSKEPMVQFATLVHDLGKGATPMGEWPRQVQHEIRGVNIIRKLCERLRIPVDYRKFAEMVSRFHINIHRFFELRASTKIDVLERADAFRRPHLFEKLLLVCEADARGRGFVEKEYPQAEGWRHLLSECAKISPQTLIAQGYQGEAIKKALHEQRVNCAKQIRNKHEEK, translated from the coding sequence ATGAAAGTTTATTTAGTCGGTGGTGCAGTTCGTGATCAGTTATTAGGCTACCCAGTAAAAGAGCGGGATTGGGTGGTTGTCGGTGCAACTCCCTCGCAGCTGCAGCAGTTAGGTTACCAACAAGTTGGACGCGATTTCCCAGTTTTTTTGCACCCTGAAACCAAAGAAGAATATGCCTTAGCTCGAACCGAACGTAAATCTGCCCCAGGTTACTATGGTTTCCAGTGTGACTTTAATCCTCATGTTAGTTTGGAAGATGATCTATTGCGTCGTGATTTGACCATTAATGCCATGGCTTTAGACCCGGAAGGGCATTTAATTGATCCATACCAAGGACAAGCTGATTTAAAAGCAAAAATATTAAGGCATGTCTCCCCTGCTTTTATTGAAGATCCAGTGCGCGTTCTTCGTGTTGCCCGTTTTGCCGCTAGGTATCATCATCTAGGATTTAAATTAGCGGATGAAACACGAGCGTTAATGTATCTTATGGTAAAACGAGGAGAGCTGGCCCATTTAGTTTCTGAGCGTGTTTGGCAGGAATGGCATCGAAGTTTTGCAGAAAAGAATCCAGAAGTATTTATTACAACCTTAAGAGCCTGTGGTGCTCTTAAAGTAATTTTACCTGAATTGGATATTCTTTTTGGTGTCCCTGCTTCCAGAAAATATCATCCTGAGGTAGATAGTGGGATTCATACTCTCATGGCTCTAACAAGAGTGGTTAAATTATCTAAAGAACCAATGGTACAGTTTGCAACATTGGTGCATGATTTAGGTAAAGGTGCAACCCCTATGGGCGAATGGCCTAGACAAGTCCAACATGAAATAAGGGGTGTCAATATTATTAGGAAATTATGTGAACGTTTGCGAATTCCTGTAGACTACCGTAAATTCGCAGAAATGGTTTCACGGTTTCACATTAACATTCATCGTTTTTTTGAGCTTAGAGCATCAACAAAAATTGATGTGCTTGAGCGAGCTGATGCTTTTCGTCGCCCTCATTTATTCGAAAAACTATTGCTGGTGTGTGAAGCGGATGCAAGAGGTCGTGGTTTTGTAGAAAAGGAATATCCACAAGCAGAAGGATGGCGCCATCTACTTAGCGAATGTGCAAAAATATCTCCCCAGACATTAATAGCCCAAGGTTATCAGGGAGAAGCGATTAAAAAAGCATTGCATGAGCAACGCGTAAATTGTGCTAAACAAATTCGGAATAAACATGAAGAAAAATAA